A window of the Mesorhizobium opportunistum WSM2075 genome harbors these coding sequences:
- the eno gene encoding phosphopyruvate hydratase gives MTAIIDIVGREILDSRGNPTVEVDVVLEDGSMGRAAVPSGASTGAHEAVELRDGGARYLGKGVLKAVEAVNGELFEAIGGMEAENQIHIDQTMIELDGTPNKSRLGANAILGVSLAVAKAAADAAGLPLYRYVGGTKAHILPVPMMNIINGGAHADNPIDFQEFMILPIGAPTLREGVRWGSEIFHTLRKKLKDAGHNTNVGDEGGFAPNLKSAPVALDFIMESIEKAGFKPGEEIALGLDCAATEFFKDGNYVYEGEKKTRDPKAQAKYLAKLAADYPIISIEDGLAEDDWEGWKYLTDLIGKKTQLVGDDLFVTNTARLRDGIRMGVANSILVKVNQIGSLTETLDAVETAHKAGYTAVMSHRSGETEDSTIADLAVATNCGQIKTGSLSRSDRMAKYNQLIRIEEELGKQARYAGKSVIKS, from the coding sequence ATGACCGCCATCATCGACATTGTCGGGCGTGAAATCCTGGACAGCCGTGGAAATCCGACCGTCGAGGTCGATGTCGTGCTCGAAGACGGTTCGATGGGCCGCGCCGCGGTGCCGTCGGGCGCATCGACCGGCGCCCATGAGGCCGTCGAACTGCGCGACGGCGGCGCCCGTTATCTCGGCAAGGGCGTGCTCAAGGCCGTGGAAGCGGTCAATGGCGAGCTGTTCGAGGCGATCGGCGGCATGGAAGCCGAGAACCAGATCCATATCGACCAGACGATGATCGAACTCGACGGAACGCCCAACAAGAGCCGGCTCGGCGCCAATGCCATCCTCGGTGTCTCGCTGGCGGTGGCCAAGGCCGCGGCCGACGCCGCCGGCCTGCCGCTCTACCGTTATGTCGGCGGCACCAAGGCCCATATCCTGCCGGTGCCGATGATGAATATCATCAACGGCGGCGCGCATGCCGACAACCCGATCGACTTCCAGGAGTTCATGATCCTGCCGATCGGCGCGCCGACGCTGCGCGAAGGCGTGCGCTGGGGCTCGGAAATCTTCCACACGCTCAGGAAAAAGCTGAAGGACGCCGGCCATAATACCAATGTCGGTGACGAGGGCGGCTTTGCCCCGAACCTGAAAAGCGCGCCGGTGGCACTCGATTTCATCATGGAATCGATCGAGAAAGCCGGCTTCAAGCCGGGCGAGGAGATCGCGCTCGGCCTCGACTGCGCCGCGACCGAGTTCTTCAAGGACGGCAATTACGTCTATGAGGGCGAGAAGAAGACGCGCGATCCCAAGGCACAAGCCAAGTATCTCGCCAAGCTGGCCGCCGACTATCCGATCATCTCGATCGAGGACGGCCTTGCCGAGGACGACTGGGAAGGCTGGAAGTACCTGACGGACCTGATCGGCAAGAAGACGCAGCTGGTTGGCGACGACCTGTTCGTTACCAACACCGCGCGCCTGCGCGACGGCATCCGCATGGGCGTCGCCAATTCGATCCTGGTCAAGGTCAACCAGATCGGCTCGCTGACGGAAACGCTCGACGCCGTCGAGACCGCGCACAAGGCTGGATATACGGCCGTCATGTCGCACCGTTCGGGCGAGACCGAGGATTCGACCATTGCCGATCTCGCCGTCGCCACCAACTGCGGACAGATCAAGACCGGTTCGCTGTCGCGCTCCGACCGCATGGCCAAGTACAACCAACTGATCCGCATTGAGGAAGAACTCGGCAAGCAGGCGCGCTACGCCGGCAAGTCGGTGATCAAGAGCTGA
- a CDS encoding Dabb family protein: MIRHIVFFSARRKEDVEAVRTGLLALGNIPHSSLFEVTLNTKVDPLSDEIDVVVYAEFSDDAALAAYKAHPLYAQTTSKVRPLRELRYSADVVAGS, from the coding sequence TTGATCCGGCATATCGTTTTCTTCAGCGCGCGGCGCAAAGAGGATGTGGAGGCGGTGCGTACCGGGCTGCTGGCACTGGGCAACATTCCCCATTCCAGTCTCTTCGAGGTAACCCTCAACACCAAGGTCGACCCGCTGTCCGACGAGATCGATGTCGTCGTCTATGCGGAGTTCTCCGACGACGCGGCGCTGGCCGCCTACAAGGCGCACCCGCTCTACGCGCAGACCACCAGCAAGGTCAGACCCTTGCGCGAATTGCGCTATTCCGCCGACGTCGTGGCCGGGAGCTGA
- the kdsA gene encoding 3-deoxy-8-phosphooctulonate synthase translates to MNKPQVPNSMAPNSAVAVGNVVFDNKAALALIAGPCQFESRQHAFDMAGALKELTGKLGIGLVYKTSYDKANRTSLSATRGAGMEAALPVFDELRKEFSLPVLTDVHTEEQCAIVAPHVDVLQIPAFLSRQTDMLVAAARTGKVINVKKGQFLAPWDMKNVVAKITGSGNPNVLTTERGASFGYNTLVSDMRALPIMAEIGAPVIFDATHSVQQPGGQGGSSGGERRFVETLSRAAVAVGVAGVFIETHQDPDNSTSSDGPNMVPLKDMPALLERLMAFDRIAKGR, encoded by the coding sequence ATGAACAAGCCCCAAGTGCCCAATTCGATGGCGCCCAATTCGGCGGTAGCCGTCGGCAACGTCGTTTTCGATAACAAGGCGGCCTTGGCGCTGATCGCCGGACCGTGCCAGTTTGAATCGCGTCAGCATGCTTTCGACATGGCCGGTGCGCTCAAGGAATTGACCGGCAAGCTCGGCATAGGCCTCGTCTACAAGACCAGTTACGACAAGGCCAACCGTACATCGCTGTCGGCGACGCGCGGCGCCGGCATGGAGGCAGCACTCCCTGTCTTCGACGAACTGCGCAAGGAATTCTCGCTTCCCGTGCTGACCGATGTCCACACCGAGGAGCAGTGCGCCATCGTCGCGCCGCATGTCGATGTGCTGCAGATTCCGGCCTTCCTGTCGCGCCAGACGGACATGCTGGTCGCCGCCGCAAGGACCGGCAAGGTGATCAACGTCAAGAAGGGGCAGTTCCTCGCGCCCTGGGACATGAAGAACGTGGTCGCCAAGATCACCGGTTCCGGCAACCCCAATGTCTTGACCACCGAGCGCGGCGCCTCGTTCGGCTACAACACGCTGGTGTCCGACATGCGCGCTCTGCCCATTATGGCCGAGATCGGCGCGCCGGTGATCTTCGATGCCACGCATTCGGTGCAGCAGCCGGGCGGGCAGGGCGGGTCTTCGGGTGGCGAGCGGCGTTTCGTCGAGACGCTCTCTCGGGCGGCGGTCGCCGTCGGCGTTGCCGGCGTCTTCATCGAGACCCACCAGGATCCGGACAATTCGACCTCTTCCGATGGTCCGAACATGGTGCCGCTGAAGGACATGCCGGCACTCCTGGAGCGGTTGATGGCGTTCGACCGCATCGCCAAGGGGCGCTGA
- a CDS encoding glycosyltransferase family 2 protein: MTVLPTILPMEAGLVATPRLAVVVPARNRRESLPRTLASVLCTARTDIELVVIDDGSTDSTESYLASLDDMRLKWRRIPVAVGANEARNQGAALSSAPLVAFLDSDDAFRPGRVDRLITFFDENPDIACTIDGFSDISDRGERIHRLPRLTPDSETLRQLLLCHCIPLTNSTVTVRRAAFDAVGGYDPDLRRHQDRELLLRLARQHRIAFGTATDVLKYRSTNSISRTHAGYIKGLDDFVGRCPDYRSSGYGSILSYLTVRGALKAAMQGHFSVMLAELQAWRKADNLPGGLHVLPGYFMGRRKRHQLEQALDQLPATTSAE, encoded by the coding sequence ATGACAGTCCTGCCGACCATTCTTCCGATGGAAGCGGGCCTTGTCGCCACGCCTCGTCTTGCCGTGGTCGTGCCTGCCCGCAATCGCCGTGAAAGCCTGCCGCGCACGCTGGCATCCGTACTTTGCACAGCGCGAACCGATATCGAACTGGTGGTGATAGATGACGGATCGACGGACAGCACCGAAAGCTATCTGGCCTCGCTCGACGATATGCGCCTGAAATGGCGCCGCATACCGGTGGCGGTCGGTGCCAACGAAGCTCGCAACCAGGGCGCGGCATTGTCCAGCGCACCGCTCGTCGCTTTTCTCGATTCGGATGACGCCTTCCGCCCCGGGCGTGTGGACAGGCTGATCACATTCTTCGACGAGAACCCGGACATCGCCTGCACCATCGACGGCTTCAGCGACATTTCGGACCGCGGCGAACGAATACACCGATTGCCCCGCCTTACCCCCGATAGCGAGACACTGCGGCAGCTTCTGCTCTGCCATTGCATTCCGCTGACCAACTCGACCGTCACGGTTCGCCGCGCGGCTTTCGACGCGGTCGGGGGCTACGATCCGGACCTGCGCCGCCATCAGGACCGGGAGTTGCTGCTGCGGCTGGCGAGACAGCATCGCATCGCCTTCGGCACGGCCACCGACGTCCTCAAATACCGGTCGACGAATTCGATCTCGCGCACCCATGCCGGTTATATCAAGGGGTTGGACGATTTCGTCGGCCGCTGTCCCGATTACCGATCAAGCGGCTATGGGTCGATCCTCAGCTATCTGACGGTGCGCGGCGCGCTGAAAGCAGCCATGCAAGGCCATTTCAGCGTCATGCTGGCCGAACTGCAGGCCTGGCGGAAAGCCGACAATCTGCCCGGCGGCCTTCACGTGTTGCCCGGCTATTTCATGGGGCGTCGAAAAAGGCACCAGCTGGAACAGGCCCTGGATCAGCTCCCGGCCACGACGTCGGCGGAATAG
- a CDS encoding FtsB family cell division protein: MWTRQHKQRNTGRLIIPSLCVVFLAYFGFHAYHGEFGINSKYQLETQTVALQAQLDAVKARRMELERRVRLMHDGTLEKDMLDEQARKALNLSQPDEITIMLPASSK, from the coding sequence ATGTGGACGCGTCAGCACAAGCAGAGAAACACCGGCCGGCTGATCATCCCTTCGCTTTGCGTGGTGTTCCTGGCCTATTTCGGCTTCCACGCCTATCACGGTGAATTCGGCATCAACTCGAAATATCAGCTCGAGACCCAGACGGTCGCGCTGCAGGCGCAGCTCGATGCCGTCAAGGCGCGCCGCATGGAGCTTGAACGGCGCGTTCGGCTCATGCATGACGGCACGCTGGAGAAGGACATGCTCGACGAGCAGGCGCGCAAAGCGCTCAACCTGTCCCAGCCTGACGAAATCACCATCATGTTGCCGGCCTCGTCAAAGTAA
- a CDS encoding PRC-barrel domain-containing protein, with the protein MTTQTGHTQAIAASRVIGTTVYNTAGDSIGSIEDVMLDKTSNGIMFAVIGFGGFLGMGEKYHAIPWASLDYDQDKGGYVVPFSKEQLKAAPAYSINELTGEDGERARDASYEYYNVKPYWH; encoded by the coding sequence ATGACAACTCAAACAGGCCACACCCAAGCCATTGCCGCTTCGCGAGTCATCGGCACAACAGTTTACAATACCGCGGGCGACAGCATCGGCAGTATCGAGGACGTCATGCTCGACAAAACCTCGAACGGCATCATGTTCGCGGTCATCGGTTTTGGCGGTTTTCTCGGCATGGGCGAGAAGTATCATGCCATTCCTTGGGCAAGTCTCGATTATGATCAGGACAAGGGCGGCTATGTCGTACCCTTCTCCAAGGAACAGCTGAAAGCAGCGCCCGCCTATTCGATCAATGAATTGACCGGCGAGGATGGCGAGCGCGCGCGCGACGCATCCTACGAGTATTACAACGTCAAGCCATACTGGCACTGA
- a CDS encoding DUF1365 family protein — protein sequence MGTIGVLICSTPPDECARGTAQLAACLLKFPAMTWKIVAGIHWEALKLWSRDALLFGSVRG from the coding sequence GTGGGGACCATAGGCGTTTTGATATGTTCGACTCCACCAGACGAGTGCGCACGTGGCACAGCCCAGCTCGCGGCTTGCCTCTTGAAGTTCCCGGCGATGACGTGGAAGATTGTCGCAGGGATTCACTGGGAAGCGCTGAAGCTCTGGTCGAGGGATGCGCTTTTGTTCGGATCCGTACGTGGCTGA
- a CDS encoding GNAT family N-acetyltransferase, with translation MLDRAAPGHPISARPIVIEAADSFDFGSVEYRRLFSGASASAFQHPDWLTAFYRNIAPAHGAEPLVITGRDSDGELQLVVPLVRRGDRAIEYAFLGVTDYACPIVARGVTFSAQTRRHFREVLGHHADLRIGPVHHSHLHEWRQLLGSEPSALDFGAHAVRYGFPYAEWRRTNLGRRGAGSLDRKARRLSEAGGLKLELVGPDNVRQALVAARGFRAGRFPDDPMQTPYGLEFYIDVATNGARSGLARTYRLASKDGPVAFVFGLIDGDFFRYILLACDYGAHARHSPGRVALDQVMAAWAAEGGKAFDFTIGDEPFKADFGCTRTTMHEFRP, from the coding sequence GTGCTTGACCGCGCCGCGCCAGGACATCCGATCTCCGCTCGGCCGATCGTGATCGAGGCGGCCGACAGCTTCGATTTCGGCTCGGTTGAATACCGGCGGCTGTTCTCCGGCGCATCGGCATCGGCCTTCCAGCATCCCGACTGGCTCACGGCTTTCTACCGCAACATCGCTCCGGCGCACGGCGCCGAGCCGCTGGTGATCACCGGCCGCGACAGCGACGGCGAACTCCAACTGGTGGTTCCGCTGGTGCGGCGCGGCGATAGGGCGATCGAATATGCCTTCCTGGGCGTCACCGATTATGCCTGTCCGATCGTGGCCAGGGGCGTGACATTCAGTGCACAAACCAGGCGGCATTTTCGCGAGGTCCTTGGGCACCATGCGGATCTGAGAATTGGACCTGTTCATCACAGCCATCTGCATGAATGGCGCCAGTTGCTGGGATCCGAGCCGTCCGCGCTCGATTTCGGCGCGCATGCCGTGCGCTACGGCTTTCCCTATGCCGAATGGCGCAGGACCAACCTTGGCCGTCGAGGCGCCGGGAGTCTCGACCGCAAAGCGCGCAGGCTTTCCGAAGCTGGCGGGCTGAAGCTGGAGCTGGTCGGGCCCGACAATGTGCGTCAGGCCCTGGTTGCGGCGCGCGGCTTCCGCGCCGGGCGCTTCCCGGATGATCCGATGCAAACGCCGTACGGCCTCGAATTCTACATCGATGTCGCTACGAACGGCGCGCGCTCCGGCCTTGCACGAACCTATCGCCTCGCTTCGAAGGATGGTCCGGTTGCTTTTGTCTTCGGCCTAATCGACGGCGATTTTTTCCGCTACATCCTGCTGGCCTGCGACTATGGCGCCCATGCGCGCCATTCTCCGGGTCGCGTGGCGCTCGACCAGGTCATGGCCGCCTGGGCCGCCGAGGGCGGCAAAGCCTTCGATTTCACCATCGGCGACGAACCCTTCAAGGCGGACTTCGGCTGCACCCGTACGACCATGCACGAGTTCCGGCCATGA
- a CDS encoding NmrA family NAD(P)-binding protein translates to MTILAVGAAGRFAGNVIPALAQRNARVRGFVRKPEEIAQVREHGAAETAVGDLRDRASLDAALKDIEAVFYIAPAFMAEEAEVGKGLVNAAIRAGVRRLVFSSVIHPVLSVLGNHIAKAPVEEAILTSKLEYTFLHPSRFYQNYEAFWPKVIETGVLAEPWSAETRFSLVDYRDIAEVAAIALTEDRLLYGTFELCAPGWHNRHDVVTLLGEVLGREIRERRDPGVLGEVGPGQRTMFEHYDHYNLLGNPLTLRAILGHEPRSLKVFFEELAAGAR, encoded by the coding sequence ATGACGATTCTTGCTGTTGGCGCTGCCGGCCGATTTGCCGGCAATGTCATCCCGGCTCTCGCCCAGCGTAACGCCCGTGTGCGCGGCTTTGTGCGAAAGCCGGAAGAAATTGCTCAAGTACGAGAGCATGGTGCCGCGGAAACGGCTGTCGGCGACCTTCGGGACCGGGCCAGCTTGGACGCAGCTCTGAAAGATATCGAAGCTGTGTTCTACATCGCGCCTGCGTTCATGGCCGAGGAAGCCGAAGTCGGCAAAGGCTTGGTCAACGCCGCGATCCGCGCAGGTGTCCGTCGGCTTGTATTCTCGTCTGTCATCCATCCGGTACTTTCCGTGCTGGGCAACCACATAGCGAAAGCCCCGGTCGAGGAAGCGATTCTGACTTCGAAGCTGGAATACACCTTCCTTCACCCATCCCGCTTTTATCAGAATTATGAGGCATTCTGGCCGAAGGTCATCGAAACCGGCGTGCTGGCCGAGCCCTGGTCGGCCGAGACCCGTTTCTCTCTTGTAGACTATCGTGACATCGCGGAGGTCGCCGCCATTGCCCTAACCGAGGATCGTCTGCTTTACGGCACATTCGAGCTATGCGCGCCCGGGTGGCACAATCGTCACGATGTGGTCACTCTGTTGGGTGAGGTGCTCGGGCGAGAGATCAGGGAGCGCCGCGATCCAGGTGTGCTCGGCGAAGTTGGGCCAGGACAAAGGACTATGTTCGAGCATTACGACCATTACAACCTGCTCGGTAATCCGCTGACTCTACGCGCGATACTTGGGCATGAACCGCGTTCGCTAAAGGTCTTTTTCGAGGAACTCGCTGCGGGTGCTCGATAA
- a CDS encoding SAM-dependent methyltransferase has protein sequence MGHKEQSGTMPAEAVRLDEFNFAEIVKGLPAKARVVLSAAMNLPRGSLKVRMPDGRSVLVGGKGPGPDAELVLKNWRLPGRAFSGGTIGVAESYMDGDWESPDVTSFLELFVVNSALGEKVAGGASWLINTIQRIRHWFNENTRTGSKRNISAHYDLGNAFYKEWLDPSMTYSSGLYANGANDLESAQAAKYRALAKDIGIGRKDHVLEIGCGWGGFAEFAAREIGCRVTGLTISREQHDFAKARIAKAGLADKVDIKLQDYRDEIGTYDRIASIEMFEAVGEKYWPVFFGKMKACLKPGGTAGLQIITINESAYDTYRARPDFIQRYVFPGGMLPTPSILKALGKDHGLAHLRERVFPDDYARTLAEWRQRFWVSWEKIVPLGFDDRFKKLWEFYLHYCEAGFRASYIDVRQVVYKA, from the coding sequence ATGGGTCACAAGGAACAGTCTGGCACGATGCCTGCCGAAGCGGTCCGGCTCGACGAGTTCAATTTCGCCGAGATCGTCAAGGGCCTGCCGGCCAAGGCGCGCGTGGTGCTGTCGGCGGCGATGAACCTGCCGCGCGGTTCGCTGAAGGTCAGGATGCCGGATGGGCGCTCCGTCCTGGTCGGAGGCAAGGGACCAGGTCCCGACGCCGAACTGGTGCTCAAGAACTGGCGCCTGCCGGGCCGCGCCTTTTCCGGCGGCACGATCGGCGTTGCCGAATCCTACATGGACGGCGACTGGGAAAGCCCCGATGTGACCAGTTTCCTCGAACTGTTCGTGGTCAACTCGGCCCTTGGCGAGAAGGTCGCCGGCGGCGCGAGCTGGCTGATCAATACGATCCAGCGCATCCGCCACTGGTTCAATGAGAACACACGCACCGGTTCGAAACGCAATATCTCGGCGCATTACGACCTCGGCAACGCCTTCTACAAGGAGTGGCTCGACCCGAGCATGACCTATTCCTCGGGGCTCTATGCCAACGGCGCCAACGACCTGGAGAGCGCGCAGGCCGCCAAATATCGGGCGCTGGCCAAGGATATCGGCATCGGCCGCAAGGATCACGTGCTGGAGATCGGCTGCGGCTGGGGCGGCTTTGCCGAATTCGCCGCGCGCGAGATCGGTTGCCGGGTTACCGGGCTGACCATCAGCCGCGAGCAGCACGACTTCGCCAAGGCGCGCATCGCCAAAGCTGGACTTGCCGACAAGGTCGACATCAAATTGCAGGATTATCGCGACGAAATAGGCACTTACGACCGCATTGCATCCATCGAGATGTTCGAGGCGGTCGGCGAGAAATATTGGCCGGTGTTCTTCGGCAAGATGAAGGCCTGCCTGAAGCCCGGCGGTACCGCGGGCCTGCAGATCATCACCATCAACGAATCCGCCTATGACACCTATCGTGCCAGGCCGGATTTCATCCAGCGCTATGTGTTTCCGGGCGGCATGCTGCCGACTCCGTCGATCCTGAAAGCGCTCGGCAAGGATCATGGCCTTGCGCATTTGCGCGAACGCGTGTTTCCCGATGACTATGCGCGCACGCTCGCCGAATGGCGGCAGCGCTTCTGGGTATCGTGGGAAAAGATCGTGCCGCTCGGCTTCGACGATCGCTTCAAGAAACTGTGGGAGTTCTACCTGCATTATTGCGAAGCCGGCTTTCGTGCCAGCTACATCGACGTGCGCCAGGTAGTCTACAAGGCTTAG
- a CDS encoding glycosyltransferase, translating to MIERMNSGGCGTGHAGAMCIIPYNRSRRDCTPWRQGMAKNHQKWPPAFLFCSESISRKDIPRMGDAANSVLDDCHRVAIRRRMAPIALRAWLERRMAGNGMLRILRITPHFYRPGNWPIAFDPVGGLQNQTWTIAQAMDKAGATQTVLTSYIPGSPRHVRISATMRVTCTGFRLPEFLAGPMLCFSWFLGAIPELLRARHRYDLVHIHFNHSVWCRIIAVIVGRLKIPLVVSMNTPLWSGLQSALGLKGKSYDVTRWLEGLALRSADRVVVLTDTYGRSAASELGLDASRIEVIPDAVDVEAFRRPIAAGLLRAFRREHGIPDDRTIVSFIGRISGEKGWQDLPVLVERLSGENVFLLICGDGPDRHKLEAALAAVSRPGWWAITGFVSPAEVKKALKISEVMILPSRREVFGSVLLEAMAAEVPVVAYAVGGVSDVAGRPEALALVPERRREALADRTLQLLADSEERNTLIARGRRRVRDFSLDSAVALNLALYASVLAGSVNGSRQPAGVLTLQEDGSSPDGA from the coding sequence ATGATCGAGCGGATGAATTCCGGCGGCTGTGGAACGGGTCATGCAGGCGCGATGTGCATCATTCCGTATAACCGTTCAAGACGTGATTGCACGCCCTGGCGCCAGGGCATGGCAAAAAACCACCAGAAATGGCCGCCCGCTTTTCTCTTCTGCAGCGAAAGTATTTCACGTAAGGATATCCCCCGCATGGGGGATGCTGCGAACTCGGTCTTGGACGATTGTCACCGCGTCGCGATTCGACGTCGAATGGCGCCCATTGCCCTGCGTGCATGGCTGGAACGACGGATGGCGGGCAACGGCATGCTCAGGATCTTGCGGATCACACCGCACTTCTATCGGCCAGGCAACTGGCCGATCGCGTTCGATCCTGTCGGCGGTTTGCAGAACCAGACATGGACGATCGCGCAAGCCATGGACAAGGCCGGCGCGACCCAGACGGTTCTGACCAGCTACATTCCAGGCAGCCCAAGGCATGTGCGGATATCCGCGACCATGCGGGTGACATGCACGGGCTTCCGGCTGCCCGAGTTCCTGGCCGGGCCGATGCTCTGCTTCAGCTGGTTTCTGGGCGCGATCCCGGAGCTTCTTCGGGCCCGACACCGCTACGATCTCGTCCACATCCATTTCAACCACTCGGTCTGGTGCAGGATCATCGCCGTTATTGTCGGCAGGCTGAAGATACCGCTTGTCGTTTCGATGAACACGCCGCTCTGGTCCGGGCTTCAGAGCGCGCTCGGGCTCAAGGGCAAATCTTATGACGTCACCCGGTGGCTCGAAGGCCTGGCTTTGAGGTCGGCCGATCGGGTCGTCGTGCTCACCGATACATATGGCAGGAGCGCGGCCTCGGAGCTGGGGCTCGATGCCTCGCGCATCGAGGTGATCCCCGATGCGGTCGATGTCGAAGCGTTCCGCCGTCCAATCGCAGCTGGGTTGCTTCGGGCCTTTCGCCGTGAGCACGGCATCCCGGACGATCGGACGATCGTCAGCTTTATCGGCCGCATCAGCGGTGAAAAAGGCTGGCAGGATCTGCCCGTGCTCGTCGAGCGCCTGTCAGGTGAAAATGTGTTCCTGCTGATCTGCGGAGACGGCCCCGACCGCCACAAGCTTGAAGCGGCGCTCGCCGCGGTTTCCAGGCCAGGCTGGTGGGCGATCACCGGATTCGTCTCGCCAGCCGAGGTCAAGAAGGCACTCAAGATCTCCGAAGTCATGATTCTACCCTCCCGGCGCGAAGTGTTCGGCAGCGTCCTGCTCGAAGCGATGGCGGCGGAAGTACCGGTGGTCGCCTATGCCGTCGGAGGCGTGAGCGACGTCGCCGGTCGTCCAGAGGCATTGGCGCTGGTGCCGGAAAGACGGCGCGAAGCGCTTGCCGACCGAACGCTTCAGTTGCTTGCCGATAGCGAGGAAAGGAACACCCTGATCGCTCGAGGGCGCCGGCGCGTGCGGGATTTCTCGCTGGATTCGGCGGTGGCGCTCAACCTTGCCCTTTATGCTTCGGTCCTCGCAGGCTCGGTGAACGGATCACGGCAGCCAGCCGGCGTTCTCACCTTGCAGGAGGACGGCAGCTCGCCGGATGGCGCTTGA
- a CDS encoding VOC family protein, producing MTRSTAAGIHPLDHLVLPTQSLDVARARLTALGFVVAPTGIHPFGTENCCVFLADGTYLEPLAIGSEQIAFDAAAEGNAFVIRDRIYRGSRGDEGFSAVVLGTDNADADHARYVEAGLSAGDTLSFSRAFTDTTGKSDTASFKLAFASNSRATDAFLFACQRINAPKVDRAALQAHPNGATGIVEVVAVSDRPDEQRRLISVAVGDPAAIGQGGAFRLPNAVLSILDPASFAARFGIPAGLPTELRFAAVIFAVRDADAVSRLLAANAIPHDIAGNDIVVQPASGQGAAFIFREIP from the coding sequence ATGACCCGTTCCACAGCCGCCGGAATTCATCCGCTCGATCATCTGGTGCTGCCGACGCAGAGCCTCGACGTGGCGCGCGCCCGGCTGACAGCGCTGGGCTTCGTCGTCGCACCCACCGGCATCCATCCCTTTGGAACGGAGAACTGCTGCGTTTTCCTCGCCGACGGCACCTATCTGGAGCCGCTCGCGATCGGCAGCGAACAAATAGCATTTGACGCGGCCGCCGAGGGCAATGCCTTCGTCATTCGCGACCGCATCTATCGCGGCAGCCGCGGCGATGAGGGATTTTCCGCGGTGGTTCTGGGCACCGACAATGCCGATGCCGACCACGCGCGCTATGTGGAAGCCGGCCTGTCGGCGGGCGACACGCTGAGCTTTTCGCGCGCTTTCACCGACACGACGGGCAAAAGCGATACCGCGTCATTCAAGCTCGCCTTTGCTTCGAACAGCCGTGCAACGGATGCTTTTCTTTTTGCCTGTCAGCGGATCAACGCACCGAAAGTGGACCGCGCGGCGTTGCAGGCCCACCCCAACGGTGCCACCGGCATTGTGGAAGTGGTGGCGGTCAGCGACCGACCTGACGAGCAGCGTCGCCTGATCTCCGTGGCGGTGGGCGATCCCGCCGCCATTGGGCAGGGCGGTGCGTTCCGCCTGCCGAATGCGGTTTTGAGCATCCTCGATCCCGCGTCTTTCGCCGCCCGCTTCGGCATTCCGGCCGGCTTGCCTACCGAACTTCGGTTCGCCGCGGTCATCTTTGCGGTCCGCGATGCCGATGCCGTTTCAAGGCTGCTTGCAGCCAACGCCATCCCGCACGATATAGCGGGCAATGACATTGTCGTGCAGCCGGCATCAGGGCAGGGCGCGGCTTTCATCTTCCGGGAGATCCCATGA